In Brassica napus cultivar Da-Ae chromosome A3, Da-Ae, whole genome shotgun sequence, the sequence CTCCGCGATTCCTCGGGCTTTCTTCAAAGCTTCTCCTTCTTCAACCACGTGGTTTACGAACCCTAACTTCTCAGCCACGTCAGCTGTCAACGGCATCGACGTTAAAGAAACTTCACGAGCTTTGTTTGCTCCGATGATCCTCGACAGCTTCTGAGACAGTCCCCAAGATGGGAATATTCCAAACCTTCAAAAAAAACGAAAACAGAGGATCAATAGCTCTGAATAAGCTTAAATTTAACTAACTCAAACCGAAACGACGTCGTAAGGATAGAAAGAAAACGAACCTGGCGTGAGTATCCATGAACTTAGCTCCTCTGGACGCGACCAAGATATCGCAGGCCAAGGCGAGTTCGAACCCCGCGGTGATGGCGAAACCGTTAATTGCTCCGATGATCGGTTTTCTCAACCGCTCCATCTGAATTACCGGGTCGGTCTCCGGATCCTTCACGTCTCCCTTGAAAACCGACTCCGCCGCGGTCAAATCGACGCCGGAGCAGAAAGATTTACCGGCTCCGGTGAAAATCACGACCTGGATCGATTCATCGGCGTCCATCTCCTTGAACGCGCGAGCGAGATCCACCATCATCGCTCTCGTGAGAGAATTGAGAGATCTCGGACGGTTGATCGTGATGATTCCGATCCCGCCTGATTCCTTGTTCACTTGGATGAGATCCATTTTCGACGATTCCGATCAGTATGAGCTTTCGCGATTGAATTATGAGCAAAGAAATGGTCTATGAGGAAGAGATGACGAAGAGCTTTGTTTAGTGTGCCATTGTTTTGTCGATGGTAAACTGCATCCCGTTTCTGTGCTCAAGTAGGACGCTGCGTGTTTGTTTCCTGGAACATGAAAACGGCAAGTTGACAGGCGGAAACAGAACGAACCCTCTGTAAACCGAATTGAACCGGTCTGCatgtgcttctttttttttgggtcgtCGGTTTGCATGTGCTAATCAGCTAAGAAAGTATTTTCTGTAGTGATGGGAGTATAATTAAATGTTTAAACAACTCCCTCCATTCAtatgtttagaatttttttccaATTCTACAAAGTTTGATTTtctagttatttatttattatttggttACTATTTGAAATTAATTGTAAATATCTAATTCCATCAAGTACTGGCTCATAGGCTATGGCTGGATTTGGCTAGAACCCCATAAATGTTAGCATTGACTTCTAAATTTTTTGGACGTTATATTAATAGGTATAAGTattcaaattacaaaaaaaaaacatttacaatttttaagatatatttataatcTAATCTTAGATCCAACTCTGTTCATAGGTATAATAAAGTTTTGTAGTGAGAGAAAATAATTGAATCTAAGAATAAACATTTAATACCTTTTTAATTTGTAAccaacatataataaaaactctATAACATCATTCAACTAGGAAAATAAAGAttaatactaattaaaaaatataaccaaCATATCATAGTTTTGTTTAGGATTAGACTTCTCCACATGGAAAATGTGGTGTAAAAACTTCTCTAATGtattcttcaatttttttcaaatagctATATTACACtttgattatgtttttattttgaaatagaaaataaatagtgATTAAAAGtactatctttatatataaagaagggtTTCCTTCTCTCCTAGTGGGTTCACGTCGGATTCCAGGTCATCAATTCGGAAGCTGTGGAGTCGACACCTGTCCATCCGAGCAAGACGCTCCGTTTCATTAATTCCCGAGTGTGTTAGGCTTTTATATGTGGGCTTTACAAGTCTTATAAATGGGCTCACCAACTTTAATAACGACTGGTCGAACCCATTATCTAAAATCTAATAAACATCTCTTCGTCTTTGACAACTTGCTTCATAGCTTTGTAGGGTTCTTCGTGTTCTTCAAGTTCTGATTTCATAAACGACCATGGAGATTCTAGAAGGTTATGGGAGACAACTTCTTACGAAAAATCTCTTGAGCGATTTGTTGTTTGTGTCCTTTGGACTGTATTTATTTTGTGGTATTGGGAATTCGAATCGTTACGGGATGACTGAGATGCTTTTAGTCGTTGTCATTAACGACCATCTTAACTCCTAAATCTCACTCTTACCACGATTCATCATTCAATGCACCTGCCTGCTCTTTCAGTCGGTGATTCTCCGTGTATAAAAAGGTTAGTCTTCATTCCCTTAACATCATCCTTTCATCCAATACAACTCAGACAACTTTCCTTTAGGAGAATGTCGAACTCATCTGTCTTCCTAGCTGACTTGAAAGCGGTCAATGTAGCACCACCGCCAAAGTCATCTGCTTCTTCTTATAGCTAAGGTAACTCCGGTGATATGGAAAAACAATAGCTTCCCTTTTCTTTTCAGATTTGTTAGGATTAATCACAAGGTGGCGAGCTTATGGCTTCGAACA encodes:
- the LOC106440935 gene encoding probable enoyl-CoA hydratase 1, peroxisomal — encoded protein: MDLIQVNKESGGIGIITINRPRSLNSLTRAMMVDLARAFKEMDADESIQVVIFTGAGKSFCSGVDLTAAESVFKGDVKDPETDPVIQMERLRKPIIGAINGFAITAGFELALACDILVASRGAKFMDTHARFGIFPSWGLSQKLSRIIGANKAREVSLTSMPLTADVAEKLGFVNHVVEEGEALKKARGIAEAIIKNEQGMVLRIKSVINDGLKLDLGHALTLEKERAHAYYSGMTKEQFKKMQEFIAGRGSKKPSSKL